Proteins from one Streptomyces sp. NBC_00390 genomic window:
- a CDS encoding DUF485 domain-containing protein, translating into MEKQDGRDAAAVRLEDPWYDALASGWGDVDGTGTPASVPPDAAAAGGTGTGRSAADIYLEVQRSAAFQEVRSRYRRFVVPGAIGFLAWYLAYVVAATTAPDLMARPVAGAVNVAMVAGLAQFLTTFLLTWAYARHARLRRDRAALELRWDTQEMTRGAER; encoded by the coding sequence GTGGAGAAGCAGGACGGGCGGGATGCCGCAGCTGTGCGGCTCGAGGACCCTTGGTACGACGCACTGGCCTCCGGTTGGGGCGATGTGGACGGCACAGGAACTCCCGCGTCCGTACCACCGGACGCCGCGGCCGCAGGCGGCACCGGCACCGGCCGCAGCGCGGCCGACATCTATCTGGAGGTGCAGCGCAGCGCCGCGTTCCAGGAGGTACGCAGCCGCTACCGGCGCTTCGTCGTTCCGGGCGCCATCGGCTTCCTCGCTTGGTACTTGGCGTATGTCGTGGCCGCCACCACCGCGCCGGACCTGATGGCGAGACCGGTAGCCGGAGCGGTGAATGTGGCGATGGTCGCCGGGCTCGCTCAATTCCTCACCACCTTCCTGCTGACCTGGGCCTACGCCCGCCATGCCCGGCTGCGGCGGGATCGAGCCGCCCTCGAACTGCGCTGGGACACCCAGGAGATGACGCGAGGGGCCGAGCGTTGA
- a CDS encoding response regulator transcription factor, with the protein MTGQIARVIVADDQAVVREGIVMLLGLLPGIQVVGSARDGEEAFALVAELDPDVVLMDLRMPRCDGVEATRRIRREHPATQVVVLTTYADDDSLFPALRAGARGYLTKDADGDEISRAIRDVVAGRAGLSPVVQQRLLEQVTAPTEPAAPRLPDGLTAREGEVLTLIAEGLSNADIARSLQISTATVKTHINNLFAKAGLHDRAQAVRYAYREGLAQPPRNRIT; encoded by the coding sequence ATGACCGGGCAGATCGCCCGAGTGATCGTCGCCGATGATCAGGCGGTGGTGCGCGAGGGCATCGTGATGCTGCTGGGGCTGCTGCCCGGTATCCAGGTCGTGGGCTCGGCCAGGGACGGTGAGGAAGCGTTCGCCCTGGTCGCCGAACTCGATCCCGATGTCGTCCTGATGGACCTGCGGATGCCCCGCTGCGACGGGGTCGAGGCCACCCGCCGTATCCGCCGTGAGCATCCTGCGACCCAGGTGGTGGTGCTCACCACGTACGCGGACGACGACTCCCTCTTCCCGGCGCTGCGTGCGGGCGCACGCGGCTATCTCACCAAGGACGCCGACGGCGACGAGATCTCGCGGGCCATCCGCGATGTCGTCGCCGGACGGGCCGGGCTTTCCCCGGTGGTGCAGCAAAGACTGCTCGAGCAGGTCACGGCACCGACCGAGCCGGCCGCGCCGCGGCTGCCCGACGGCCTGACCGCCCGTGAGGGCGAGGTGCTCACCCTGATCGCGGAGGGCCTCAGCAACGCCGACATCGCCCGCAGTCTGCAGATCTCGACCGCCACCGTGAAGACCCACATCAACAACCTGTTCGCCAAGGCCGGACTCCACGACAGGGCCCAGGCAGTGCGCTACGCCTACCGCGAGGGCCTCGCGCAGCCGCCCCGGAACCGCATCACCTGA
- a CDS encoding sensor histidine kinase, producing MARDRWAGWPMRESLTRVGIPRARTVLDGVLMVSLSSWAGYSAYASEAFDGPRAVLPLLGFLGCAAAVLGYRATTLDNRLLPSIGMLAAIAAIGAAAYEGGAAVPATVLWVCTGVMAMERLPLGAAVGTVAVLVPGFVLTDDTELGPLLTTAAVLLAGYSLRLDAAARGTGFRLLAQERAAREAEATSAALAERARIAREIHDVLAHSLSAQLVHLEAARLRIEQEPESTFRNQILERVVAARAMAREGLAETRQALSALRGELAPVEDYLSELAAADGVVAEVTGERRPLSAEASQAVRRVAQEALTNVRKHAPGAVVRMLLAYREGEIALDIRDSGAGAEQGDLTASGSGYGLLGMRERAELLGGSLEAGPDGEGFVVRLRVPA from the coding sequence GTGGCTCGTGACAGGTGGGCCGGGTGGCCGATGCGGGAGTCGCTCACGCGCGTCGGCATCCCCCGTGCCCGGACGGTGCTCGACGGCGTCCTGATGGTCTCGCTGTCGAGCTGGGCGGGCTACAGCGCCTACGCATCAGAGGCCTTCGACGGTCCGCGGGCTGTGCTTCCGCTGCTGGGCTTCCTCGGCTGCGCCGCAGCGGTCCTCGGCTACCGCGCCACCACCCTCGACAACCGGCTGCTGCCCTCGATCGGGATGCTCGCGGCCATCGCTGCCATCGGCGCGGCCGCGTACGAGGGCGGGGCGGCCGTTCCGGCGACCGTGCTGTGGGTCTGCACCGGCGTCATGGCGATGGAGCGGCTTCCGCTCGGCGCCGCGGTCGGCACCGTCGCCGTGCTGGTCCCGGGGTTCGTGCTGACCGACGACACGGAGCTCGGGCCGTTGCTCACCACGGCGGCCGTACTGCTGGCCGGCTATTCGTTGCGCCTGGACGCCGCCGCCAGGGGCACCGGCTTCCGGCTCCTCGCTCAGGAACGGGCCGCGCGCGAAGCCGAGGCCACCTCCGCGGCCCTCGCCGAAAGGGCCCGGATCGCCCGCGAGATCCACGATGTGCTGGCACACAGCCTCTCTGCCCAGCTGGTGCACCTGGAGGCGGCCAGGCTCCGGATCGAACAGGAACCGGAAAGCACATTCCGGAACCAGATCCTGGAGCGCGTGGTGGCGGCGCGCGCCATGGCCCGGGAAGGGCTCGCAGAGACCCGGCAGGCGCTCTCCGCGCTGCGCGGCGAGTTGGCGCCCGTCGAGGACTATCTGTCGGAGCTGGCCGCCGCCGATGGAGTCGTGGCAGAAGTGACGGGGGAACGGCGGCCGTTGAGCGCCGAGGCCTCGCAGGCCGTGCGACGAGTGGCGCAGGAGGCACTCACGAATGTGCGCAAGCACGCGCCCGGAGCGGTCGTACGGATGCTGCTCGCTTATCGGGAGGGGGAAATCGCCCTGGACATACGCGACTCGGGCGCCGGTGCGGAGCAGGGTGATCTCACGGCATCAGGCAGCGGGTACGGTCTTCTGGGGATGCGGGAGCGAGCAGAGCTGCTCGGCGGCTCGCTGGAGGCAGGACCGGACGGAGAGGGCTTCGTGGTGCGGCTGCGAGTGCCGGCATGA
- a CDS encoding DNA gyrase/topoisomerase IV subunit B, producing the protein MTAETSVPSTALLTADRDGSNYTARHLLVLEGLEAVRKRPGMYIGSTDSRGLMHCLWEIIDNSVDEALGGHCDHIEVILHEDGSVEVKDNGRGIPVDVEPKTGLSGIEVVMTKLHAGGKFGGGSYAASGGLHGVGASVVNALSARLDVEVDRNGSTHMISFRRGVPGIFTESGPDAPFDPANGLLKGKRVPKTRTGTRVRYWADRQIFLKDAKLSLENLHQRARQTAFLVPGLTIVVRDERGEAAEAGDGKSVETFRFDGGISEFCEFLAQDKAVCDVLRLTGHGTFKETVPVLDDRGHMTPTEVTRELAVDIALRWGTGYDTTVKSFVNIIATPKGGTHVTGFERSVTKTVNEVLRSAKLLRVAEDDIVKDDALEGMTAVVTVRLAEPQFEGQTKEVLGTSAANRIVANVVAKELKAFLTSTKRDAKAQARAVLEKTVAAARTRIAARQHKEAQRRKTALESSSLPAKLADCRSDDVERSELFIVEGDSALGTAKLARNSEFQALLPIRGKILNVQKSSVSDMLKNAECGAIIQVIGAGSGRTFDIDAARYGKIVLLVDADVDGAHIRCLLLTLFQRYMRPMVEAGRVFAAVPPLHRIELTQPKKGQDKYVYTYSDSELRTTLLEFQRKGIRFKDSIQRYKGLGEMDADQLAETTMDPRHRTLRRINIGDLESSEQVFDLLMGNEVAPRKEFITSSAATLDRSRIDA; encoded by the coding sequence GTGACCGCCGAAACGTCCGTGCCGTCCACAGCGCTGCTGACTGCAGACCGTGACGGTTCCAACTACACCGCGCGGCACCTGCTCGTCCTGGAAGGGCTCGAGGCCGTCCGCAAGCGACCCGGCATGTATATCGGGTCGACCGACAGCCGTGGTCTGATGCACTGCCTCTGGGAGATCATCGACAACTCCGTGGACGAGGCTCTCGGAGGCCACTGCGACCACATCGAGGTCATCCTTCACGAGGACGGATCGGTCGAGGTCAAGGACAACGGCCGCGGCATCCCCGTCGATGTCGAGCCCAAGACCGGCCTGTCCGGCATCGAGGTCGTGATGACCAAGCTGCACGCCGGCGGCAAGTTCGGTGGCGGCTCGTACGCCGCCTCCGGCGGTCTGCACGGCGTGGGCGCATCTGTGGTGAACGCCCTGTCGGCCCGCCTCGACGTCGAGGTGGACCGCAATGGCTCCACCCACATGATCAGCTTCCGGCGCGGTGTGCCCGGCATCTTCACCGAGTCCGGCCCGGACGCCCCCTTCGACCCGGCCAACGGTCTGCTCAAGGGCAAGCGTGTGCCCAAGACCCGCACCGGCACCCGGGTGCGCTACTGGGCCGACCGCCAGATCTTCCTCAAGGACGCCAAGCTCTCCCTGGAGAACCTCCACCAGCGTGCCCGCCAGACGGCCTTTCTCGTGCCCGGCCTGACCATCGTCGTCCGCGACGAGCGCGGCGAGGCCGCGGAGGCCGGTGACGGCAAGAGTGTGGAGACCTTCCGCTTCGACGGCGGCATCAGCGAGTTCTGCGAGTTCCTCGCCCAGGACAAAGCCGTCTGTGACGTACTGCGTCTCACCGGGCACGGCACCTTCAAGGAGACCGTCCCGGTCCTCGACGACCGCGGTCACATGACCCCCACCGAGGTCACCCGCGAACTCGCGGTCGACATCGCCCTGCGCTGGGGCACCGGGTACGACACCACGGTCAAGTCGTTCGTCAACATCATCGCCACGCCCAAGGGCGGCACCCACGTCACCGGTTTCGAGCGCTCCGTGACCAAGACGGTGAACGAGGTGCTCCGCTCCGCCAAGCTGCTGCGCGTGGCCGAGGACGACATCGTCAAGGACGACGCCCTCGAGGGCATGACCGCGGTCGTCACGGTGCGGCTCGCCGAGCCGCAGTTCGAGGGGCAGACCAAGGAGGTTCTGGGCACCTCGGCGGCAAACAGGATCGTGGCCAATGTCGTCGCCAAGGAACTCAAGGCGTTCCTGACCTCCACCAAGCGCGATGCCAAGGCTCAGGCCCGTGCAGTGCTGGAGAAGACCGTGGCCGCCGCGCGTACGCGCATCGCGGCGCGCCAGCACAAGGAGGCACAGCGGCGGAAGACCGCCCTGGAGTCCTCCTCGCTGCCGGCCAAGCTCGCCGACTGCCGCAGCGACGACGTCGAGCGCAGCGAGCTGTTCATCGTCGAGGGAGACTCCGCGCTCGGCACCGCCAAGCTCGCGCGCAACAGCGAGTTCCAGGCGCTCCTGCCGATCCGCGGAAAAATTCTGAACGTGCAGAAGTCGTCCGTCTCGGACATGCTCAAGAACGCCGAGTGCGGTGCGATCATCCAGGTCATAGGGGCGGGCTCGGGCCGGACGTTCGACATCGACGCGGCGCGGTACGGAAAGATCGTGCTGCTCGTCGACGCCGATGTCGACGGTGCGCACATCCGGTGTCTGCTGCTCACGCTCTTCCAGCGCTATATGCGGCCCATGGTGGAGGCAGGCCGGGTGTTCGCCGCCGTGCCGCCGCTGCACCGCATCGAGCTGACCCAGCCCAAGAAGGGCCAGGACAAGTACGTGTACACGTATTCGGACAGCGAACTGCGCACCACGCTGCTGGAGTTCCAGCGCAAGGGCATCCGGTTCAAGGACAGCATCCAGCGCTACAAGGGCCTCGGTGAGATGGATGCCGACCAGCTGGCCGAGACCACGATGGACCCGCGCCACCGCACCCTGCGCCGGATCAACATCGGCGACCTGGAATCCTCCGAGCAGGTCTTCGACCTGCTCATGGGCAATGAGGTCGCACCGCGCAAGGAGTTCATCACCAGCTCGGCGGCCACCCTGGACCGTTCGCGCATCGACGCCTGA
- a CDS encoding DUF7455 domain-containing protein, whose amino-acid sequence MTTVLTPASPLTAADRCDRCGAQAYLRVVLISGGELLFCAHHGRKFEPELKKIAAEIQDETDRLTAVPAATGEEER is encoded by the coding sequence GTGACTACTGTTCTGACCCCCGCGAGCCCGCTGACGGCGGCAGACCGCTGTGACCGATGCGGCGCCCAGGCATATCTGCGCGTCGTCCTGATCAGCGGTGGTGAACTGCTCTTCTGCGCGCACCACGGGCGCAAGTTCGAGCCGGAACTCAAGAAGATCGCCGCAGAGATACAGGATGAGACGGACCGACTGACGGCCGTACCGGCAGCGACCGGCGAAGAGGAACGCTGA
- a CDS encoding S1 family peptidase: MRRRSTLRGPARVSALLAAVFAAPLVLPPPAAADSIVVGGFPVKIEENPWVVALSSRDRFGGTRAGQFCGGAVVAPDKVMTAAHCLSRTVLGKEVSDVRDLRVISGRSELTGSQGREILVRSAWTAPAFDAAANSSDMAVLTLAESLPASAVLPLAGEGDAAYEPGTPAKVYGWGDMKGDGSYAPSLRAAQVSVLPDETCGTAYPGGPGGLYAKATMLCAGDLRGGHDACQGDSGGPLVARGRLIGLVSWGSGCGQADGPGVYTRVGTVARNGIGGG, encoded by the coding sequence ATGCGTCGTCGTTCCACCCTCCGAGGTCCGGCCCGGGTGTCGGCCCTGCTCGCCGCGGTGTTCGCGGCTCCATTGGTCCTGCCCCCGCCCGCCGCGGCCGACAGCATCGTCGTCGGCGGCTTTCCGGTGAAGATCGAGGAGAACCCCTGGGTCGTCGCCCTCTCCAGCCGTGACCGGTTCGGAGGAACCCGGGCCGGACAATTCTGCGGTGGGGCGGTGGTGGCGCCCGACAAGGTCATGACGGCGGCCCACTGCCTGAGCCGGACCGTCCTCGGCAAAGAAGTCAGTGACGTACGGGATCTGCGGGTGATCTCCGGGCGTTCCGAGCTGACCGGCTCGCAGGGCCGGGAGATCCTCGTGCGCAGTGCCTGGACCGCGCCTGCCTTCGACGCGGCGGCCAACAGCTCCGACATGGCCGTGCTGACCCTGGCGGAGTCGCTGCCCGCGTCCGCAGTGCTGCCGCTGGCGGGCGAGGGCGACGCGGCCTACGAGCCGGGCACACCGGCGAAGGTCTACGGCTGGGGCGACATGAAGGGCGACGGGAGCTATGCGCCCTCGCTGCGGGCGGCGCAGGTGTCGGTGCTGCCGGACGAGACGTGCGGGACCGCGTATCCGGGCGGCCCCGGCGGGCTGTACGCGAAGGCCACGATGTTGTGCGCGGGGGACTTGCGCGGCGGGCACGACGCCTGTCAGGGGGACAGCGGGGGACCGCTGGTCGCCCGCGGGCGTCTGATCGGTCTGGTCTCGTGGGGCAGCGGCTGCGGGCAGGCTGATGGGCCCGGTGTGTACACCAGGGTCGGGACGGTGGCCAGGAACGGCATCGGAGGGGGCTGA
- a CDS encoding RNA polymerase sigma factor, with protein sequence MSASTSRTLPPEIAESESVMALIERGKADGQIAGDDVRRAFEADQIPPTQWKNVLRSLNQILEEEGVTLMVSAAESPKRARKSVAAKSPAKRTATKTVAAKTATAQTVAATAAPAAESVDVPADDESTATAPAKKTAAKKTVAKKTVAKKTAAKKTAAKKTAGKKDADEAVEGEELLDEVQPGGKGDEEEAEGESKGFVLSDDDEDDAPAQQVAVAGATADPVKDYLKQIGKVPLLNAEQEVELAKRIEAGLFAEDKLANSDKLAPKLKRELEIIAEDGRRAKNHLLEANLRLVVSLAKRYTGRGMLFLDLIQEGNLGLIRAVEKFDYTKGYKFSTYATWWIRQAITRAMADQARTIRIPVHMVEVINKLARVQRQMLQDLGREPTPEELAKELDMTPEKVIEVQKYGREPISLHTPLGEDGDSEFGDLIEDSEAVVPADAVSFTLLQEQLHSVLDTLSEREAGVVSMRFGLTDGQPKTLDEIGKVYGVTRERIRQIESKTMSKLRHPSRSQVLRDYLD encoded by the coding sequence GTGTCGGCCAGCACATCCCGTACGCTCCCGCCGGAGATCGCCGAGTCCGAGTCTGTGATGGCGCTCATCGAGCGGGGAAAGGCTGATGGGCAGATCGCCGGCGATGACGTGCGTCGGGCCTTCGAGGCTGACCAGATTCCGCCAACCCAGTGGAAGAATGTTCTGCGCAGCCTCAACCAGATCCTCGAGGAAGAGGGTGTGACGCTGATGGTCAGTGCAGCGGAGTCGCCGAAGCGCGCCCGCAAGAGCGTCGCAGCGAAGAGCCCGGCAAAGCGCACCGCCACCAAGACCGTCGCGGCCAAGACCGCCACGGCGCAGACTGTCGCGGCCACCGCGGCGCCGGCGGCCGAGTCCGTCGACGTCCCGGCCGACGACGAGTCCACGGCGACCGCTCCTGCCAAGAAGACGGCCGCCAAGAAGACGGTGGCCAAGAAGACGGTGGCGAAGAAGACCGCTGCCAAGAAGACCGCGGCGAAGAAGACCGCGGGCAAGAAGGACGCCGACGAGGCTGTCGAGGGCGAAGAGCTGCTCGATGAGGTCCAGCCCGGCGGCAAGGGGGACGAGGAAGAGGCCGAGGGCGAGAGCAAGGGCTTCGTCCTGTCCGACGACGACGAGGACGACGCGCCTGCCCAGCAGGTGGCCGTCGCCGGCGCCACCGCAGACCCGGTCAAGGACTACCTCAAGCAGATCGGCAAGGTTCCGCTGCTCAACGCCGAGCAGGAGGTCGAGCTCGCCAAGCGCATCGAGGCGGGTCTGTTCGCCGAGGACAAGCTGGCGAACTCCGACAAGCTCGCCCCCAAGCTCAAGCGTGAGCTGGAGATCATCGCCGAGGACGGCCGCCGCGCCAAGAACCACCTGCTGGAGGCCAACCTCCGGCTGGTGGTCTCGCTGGCCAAGCGCTACACCGGCCGCGGCATGCTGTTCCTGGACCTGATCCAGGAAGGCAACCTCGGCCTGATCCGCGCGGTCGAGAAGTTCGACTACACCAAGGGCTACAAGTTCTCCACGTACGCCACCTGGTGGATCCGGCAGGCGATCACCCGCGCCATGGCCGACCAGGCCCGCACCATCCGTATCCCGGTGCACATGGTCGAGGTCATCAACAAGCTCGCGCGTGTGCAGCGCCAGATGCTCCAGGACCTGGGCCGCGAGCCCACCCCGGAGGAGCTGGCCAAGGAGCTCGACATGACCCCGGAGAAGGTCATCGAGGTCCAGAAGTACGGCCGTGAGCCGATCTCGCTGCACACCCCGCTGGGCGAGGACGGCGACAGCGAGTTCGGTGACCTCATCGAGGACTCCGAGGCGGTCGTCCCGGCCGACGCTGTCAGCTTCACACTGCTCCAGGAACAGCTGCACTCGGTGCTCGACACCCTGTCCGAGCGTGAGGCGGGCGTGGTCTCCATGCGCTTCGGTCTCACGGACGGCCAGCCGAAGACGCTGGACGAGATCGGCAAGGTCTACGGCGTGACGCGTGAGCGGATCCGCCAGATCGAGTCCAAGACCATGTCGAAGCTGCGTCACCCGTCGCGTTCGCAGGTGCTGCGCGACTACCTCGACTAG
- a CDS encoding FadR/GntR family transcriptional regulator: MSTLAHTMMTAARSADSGLAGPGELDRYPYAESPGADRVGPPSWEGSDAELGRVGRRAAGSRGRGLHGQLVQQLGQMIVSGDLGADRPLVPEEIGQRFEVSRTVVRESLRVLEAKGLVSARPNVGTRVRPVSDWNLLDPDIIEWRAFGPQRDDQRRELSELRWTIEPLAARLAAGHGREDVQQRLADMVEIMSHALAQGDGITFSRADAEFHSLLIQLAGNRMLEHLSGIVAAALQVSGGPVTGCDRPTEASLTHHARIADALASGDSHAAESSMRQLLNAHPEVERVVPAPREH, encoded by the coding sequence GTGAGTACCCTTGCGCACACCATGATGACCGCCGCCCGCTCTGCCGATTCCGGCCTCGCCGGTCCGGGCGAACTCGACCGATACCCCTACGCGGAGTCGCCCGGCGCCGACCGCGTCGGCCCGCCCTCGTGGGAGGGATCCGATGCCGAGCTCGGCCGGGTGGGCCGCCGCGCGGCGGGCAGCCGGGGCCGCGGACTGCACGGCCAACTCGTCCAGCAGCTCGGCCAGATGATCGTTTCCGGGGACCTGGGTGCCGACCGCCCGCTGGTGCCCGAGGAGATCGGCCAGCGCTTCGAGGTCTCCCGCACCGTCGTCCGCGAGTCGCTGCGTGTCCTCGAGGCCAAGGGCCTCGTGAGCGCCCGCCCCAATGTCGGCACCCGGGTCCGCCCCGTCAGCGACTGGAACCTCCTCGACCCCGACATCATCGAGTGGCGGGCCTTCGGTCCCCAGCGGGACGACCAGCGCCGGGAGCTGAGCGAGCTGCGCTGGACCATCGAGCCGCTCGCCGCCCGCCTGGCCGCCGGGCACGGCCGCGAAGACGTCCAGCAGCGCCTCGCGGACATGGTCGAGATCATGAGTCATGCCCTTGCGCAGGGTGACGGGATCACCTTCTCGCGGGCCGACGCCGAGTTCCACTCCCTGCTCATCCAGCTCGCGGGCAACCGCATGCTCGAGCACCTCTCCGGGATCGTCGCCGCGGCTCTCCAGGTCTCCGGAGGTCCGGTCACCGGCTGTGACCGCCCCACCGAGGCCTCCCTCACGCACCACGCCCGGATTGCCGACGCCCTCGCCTCCGGCGACTCGCACGCGGCAGAGTCCTCCATGCGACAGTTGCTCAACGCCCACCCCGAGGTGGAGCGGGTGGTGCCCGCCCCGCGCGAGCACTGA
- a CDS encoding ABC transporter ATP-binding protein — protein sequence MIQAVGLTGIPRRDRPPAVDDLSFEARSGAVTALLGAPGSGKTTALRLMLGLRSGRGVTYFRGRPLHHVANPAREVGVLLGDVPGHPARSVRGQLRMLSAVAGVPAARADELIDVVGLAGLGEQRLGLLSVGMDRRLGLAAALLGDPQSLLLDEPSKGLSPGDSSWLSGLLRSHASQGGTVLCTTSDPKEAARVADRVVTIHDGRLVADQDVADFARTRLRPRVAVRTPHAARLSAVLSREARVDRRSVEVVAESSSLLSVYGSSCAEIGETAFRHGVLVHRLTDEVGDTGPAAAAAGPARTRSAVPDADADSASVPDDRRVASSVPENGSLAVFVPENGSAAASAVPSAVASKAAAEAAPETAEPWTRPAQGDEDVPELRPVRSPVRPLRYELRRLLGTRTAPLAAAASLAASLALCVLLARTGKVLEPSVYAAWPPYLPLPPAALCAGLLGALSFGEEFRYPVLAATRGTVPRRLALLLAKLAVSAGAALLLAALVVVADAAALRLVYGVDPSPVVRNWRVLAVGWGGLCVGCAWAGLLAAGIFRVTAAGVAAVLAVPILVAPLVESALVVPAARSIAGLPGRLRELAWMQLPKQTDHLPAAAARVVAQPVGAALALSLSVLICAFLLIGLRRRARW from the coding sequence ATGATCCAGGCCGTCGGACTCACCGGCATCCCCCGCAGAGACCGGCCGCCCGCGGTTGACGACCTCTCCTTCGAAGCCCGGTCCGGTGCCGTCACGGCACTGCTGGGCGCGCCGGGCTCCGGAAAGACCACGGCGCTGCGGCTGATGCTCGGGCTCAGGTCCGGCCGGGGTGTCACCTACTTCCGCGGCCGCCCCCTGCATCACGTCGCGAATCCGGCAAGGGAGGTCGGGGTGCTGCTCGGCGATGTACCCGGCCACCCCGCCCGTTCCGTCCGCGGTCAGTTGCGCATGCTGAGCGCGGTCGCCGGCGTGCCCGCGGCCCGCGCCGACGAGCTGATCGATGTCGTCGGACTCGCAGGGCTCGGCGAGCAGCGACTGGGCCTGCTGTCCGTGGGCATGGACCGCAGACTCGGCCTCGCCGCCGCTCTGTTGGGCGATCCGCAGTCACTGCTTCTCGACGAGCCGTCCAAAGGCCTCTCGCCGGGCGACAGCAGTTGGTTGTCGGGACTGCTGCGAAGCCATGCCTCCCAGGGCGGCACCGTCCTGTGCACCACCAGCGACCCCAAGGAGGCCGCCCGGGTTGCCGACCGCGTCGTCACGATCCACGACGGTCGCCTTGTCGCGGACCAGGACGTCGCGGACTTCGCACGTACCAGGCTCCGCCCCCGTGTCGCCGTCCGGACGCCGCATGCGGCCCGTCTCTCCGCGGTCCTCAGCCGCGAGGCGCGAGTGGACCGGCGTTCGGTCGAGGTGGTCGCCGAGAGCAGCAGCCTGCTGTCCGTCTACGGCAGCAGTTGCGCCGAGATCGGCGAGACCGCGTTCCGCCACGGCGTACTGGTCCACCGGCTCACCGACGAGGTCGGCGACACGGGCCCCGCCGCCGCGGCCGCCGGCCCGGCCCGGACACGGAGCGCTGTGCCCGATGCCGATGCCGATTCCGCCTCCGTACCGGACGACCGTCGCGTGGCCTCTTCCGTGCCGGAGAACGGCAGCTTGGCCGTCTTCGTGCCGGAGAACGGCTCCGCCGCGGCCTCGGCCGTGCCATCCGCGGTCGCGTCCAAGGCGGCGGCCGAGGCCGCACCCGAGACCGCGGAGCCGTGGACCCGGCCCGCGCAGGGCGACGAGGACGTACCGGAACTGCGCCCCGTCCGGAGCCCCGTACGGCCGCTGCGCTACGAACTCCGCCGCCTCCTCGGCACCCGGACCGCCCCGCTCGCCGCGGCGGCCTCCCTCGCCGCCTCCCTCGCCCTGTGCGTGCTGCTCGCCCGCACCGGCAAGGTCCTGGAGCCGAGCGTGTACGCCGCCTGGCCCCCGTACCTGCCGCTGCCGCCCGCCGCTCTGTGCGCCGGGCTCCTCGGGGCGCTCTCCTTCGGTGAGGAGTTCCGCTACCCGGTCCTCGCCGCGACGCGCGGCACCGTGCCCCGCCGCCTCGCCCTCCTGCTGGCCAAGCTTGCCGTGAGCGCGGGCGCCGCCCTGCTGCTGGCGGCCCTCGTCGTGGTGGCCGATGCCGCGGCGCTCCGTCTGGTGTACGGGGTGGATCCGAGTCCCGTCGTGCGGAACTGGAGGGTTCTGGCCGTCGGTTGGGGCGGACTCTGCGTGGGATGCGCCTGGGCCGGGCTGCTGGCCGCCGGGATCTTCCGTGTCACGGCAGCAGGAGTCGCCGCAGTGCTCGCCGTACCGATCCTCGTCGCGCCGCTCGTCGAAAGCGCGCTCGTCGTACCGGCCGCCCGTTCGATCGCCGGACTTCCGGGCCGGCTGCGTGAACTCGCCTGGATGCAGCTTCCGAAGCAGACCGACCACTTGCCGGCGGCCGCCGCGCGGGTCGTGGCCCAACCTGTCGGAGCAGCCCTCGCCTTGTCGTTGTCCGTTCTGATCTGCGCATTTCTGCTCATCGGCCTTCGGCGCAGGGCCCGTTGGTGA
- a CDS encoding NUDIX hydrolase: MSPYDPSAFPPFAVTVDLVVLTVRRHALCALVVRRGEPPFQGRWALPGGFVRGDEDLAAAAARELAEETGLCAHDPASPAPGNGAHLEQLATYGDPKRDPRMRVVSVAHLVLAPDLPAPRAGGDANSARWAPVEDLLGQENGVLREDERHGPLAFDHARILADGVERARSKIEYSSLATAFCPPEFTVGELRRVYEAVWGVALDPRNFHRKVTGTPGFLVPAGGTTTRQGGRPAQLFRAGGATVLNPPMLRPEV, encoded by the coding sequence ATGTCGCCCTACGACCCGTCGGCCTTTCCGCCCTTCGCCGTCACTGTCGATCTGGTCGTGCTCACCGTGCGCCGTCATGCGCTCTGTGCGCTCGTTGTGCGCCGGGGGGAGCCTCCGTTCCAGGGCAGGTGGGCGCTGCCGGGAGGTTTTGTCCGGGGTGACGAGGATCTGGCAGCAGCGGCGGCGCGCGAGCTTGCCGAGGAGACCGGGCTGTGTGCACACGACCCGGCATCCCCGGCACCGGGAAACGGCGCCCATCTGGAACAGCTTGCGACATACGGTGACCCCAAGCGCGACCCGCGGATGCGCGTGGTGAGCGTCGCGCATCTCGTGCTCGCCCCCGATCTGCCGGCCCCTCGCGCGGGCGGGGACGCGAACAGTGCGCGCTGGGCTCCTGTCGAGGATCTCCTCGGCCAGGAGAACGGGGTGCTGCGCGAGGACGAGCGGCACGGACCGCTCGCGTTCGATCATGCGCGGATCCTGGCGGACGGAGTGGAGCGGGCTCGTTCCAAGATCGAGTACTCGTCCCTGGCCACCGCCTTCTGCCCGCCCGAGTTCACGGTCGGCGAGCTGCGGAGGGTGTACGAGGCGGTGTGGGGCGTCGCTCTCGACCCCCGTAACTTCCATCGCAAGGTGACGGGCACTCCCGGCTTCCTCGTCCCCGCCGGAGGCACCACGACCCGCCAGGGAGGCCGTCCCGCGCAGCTGTTCCGGGCCGGAGGGGCCACGGTCCTCAACCCGCCGATGCTGCGCCCTGAGGTCTGA